Proteins encoded by one window of Rariglobus hedericola:
- a CDS encoding transglutaminase family protein, which yields MKLKVSHLTRYEYDREVSYSPHLIYMRPRDSALLRVNHFHFNISPDSKIVWTRDYYDNLLAWAHFWERSATLSIRAEFEVETLDTNPFDFILKPYAFTFPFEYEALHKFNLTPYITPPFDETQAILRNWLDEHFVDRPKETLPFLVALNTLVHQTLTYNRRYEKGIQPSTTTLALGTGSCRDYAVLFVELCRTLGLAARFVSGYLYDPSPDSAAYGAMHAWAEVYLPGAGWKGLDPTNGMFCDDSFIPVAHAAIAESVNPIQGSYYSPDPVPSKLAHSIIVEKIT from the coding sequence ATGAAGCTCAAAGTCTCCCACCTCACCCGCTATGAATACGACCGCGAAGTCTCTTACTCGCCCCACCTTATTTATATGCGGCCGCGTGACAGCGCCCTGCTGCGGGTAAACCACTTTCACTTCAATATCTCGCCCGACTCCAAGATCGTCTGGACCCGCGACTATTACGACAACCTCCTCGCCTGGGCCCATTTTTGGGAGCGTTCCGCCACGCTGAGCATCCGCGCCGAATTCGAGGTCGAGACGCTGGATACCAATCCGTTCGACTTCATTCTCAAGCCCTACGCCTTCACTTTCCCGTTCGAATACGAGGCGCTGCACAAGTTCAACCTCACACCCTACATCACACCGCCCTTCGACGAAACCCAGGCCATCCTGCGCAACTGGCTCGATGAACACTTCGTCGACCGCCCCAAGGAAACCCTGCCGTTCCTCGTCGCCCTCAACACCCTCGTCCACCAGACGCTCACCTACAACCGTCGCTACGAAAAAGGTATCCAGCCTTCAACTACGACCCTCGCCCTCGGCACCGGCTCCTGCCGCGACTACGCCGTGCTCTTCGTGGAACTGTGCCGCACGCTCGGGCTCGCCGCGCGGTTTGTCAGTGGTTACCTTTACGATCCGTCGCCTGATTCCGCGGCCTATGGCGCGATGCATGCCTGGGCCGAGGTTTACCTGCCCGGCGCCGGCTGGAAGGGCCTCGACCCGACCAATGGCATGTTCTGCGACGATTCGTTTATCCCCGTGGCCCACGCCGCCATTGCCGAAAGCGTAAATCCCATTCAAGGCTCCTACTATTCACCGGACCCCGTTCCCTCCAAATTAGCCCATAGCATCATCGTCGAGAAAATCACATGA